In Helianthus annuus cultivar XRQ/B chromosome 8, HanXRQr2.0-SUNRISE, whole genome shotgun sequence, a single genomic region encodes these proteins:
- the LOC118480852 gene encoding uncharacterized protein LOC118480852 produces MAEPSNPHNVEGENPEQPIVAEEEDEDDDVNVPGGGLPVLKWTKGSFKTLMATVQMAKDWNATFPQVGDTGADAPAGYITLWADFFTHGNLRLPVTVFVAEVLEYYHLHISQLSPFGMFRIRNFEYTFRAHGLPISVENFRRFYQLTVNTGFFSFTQRHGSLKLMTPPKGVTGWKKRFFYVKACAVYANMSFRNVDVGVSDEDIPVASAKTADWFSRLRPIELKKLDNDQLWILRMMLSRPDRKERPVLREQGGADAVGLWRMFEPDFKGQVELIAVELKKGFNLEILKNFRVPSKAVLEAPVPGDARGTSYVALVFSVYLFDWFC; encoded by the exons atggctgaaccatcgaatccacacaatgtggagggtgaaaaccctgaacagccgataGTGGCTGAGGAAGAAGACGAGGATGATGATGTGAAtgttcccggtggtgggttaccggtgttgaagtggacAAAAGGTAGTTTTAAAACCCTGATGGCCACTGTTCAGATGGCCAAAGACTGGAATGCTACTTTCCCACAAgtgggggacaccggtgccgatgctccggccggttatataaccTTGTGGGCGGATTTTTTCACCCACGGtaaccttaggttgccggtgacggtgtttgtggCGGAGGTATTGGAGTATTATCACCTCCATATCTCCCAGCTTAGTCCTTTCGGAATGTTCCGAATTCGGAATTTTGAGTACACATTCCGTGCCCATGGCCTGCCCATTTCAGTGGAGAATTTCCGGCgtttctaccagttgacggtgaacaccggttttttctcgttCACTCAAAGGCATGGGAGtctgaagttgatgacaccccctaagggtgtgacaggctggaagaagaggttcttctacgtgaaagcctgtgcggtctatgctaACATGTCTTTCAGGAACGTCGATGTTGGAGTTTccgatgaagatattcctgttgcttcCGCAAAGACCGcggactggttctctaggctgcggcctattgaactcaagaagttggataatGACCAACTATGgatattgcggatgatgctctcTAGACCGGATAGGAAGGAAAGACCCGTGTTGCGGGAACAGGGTGGTG cggatgcggttggcttgtggaggatgtttgagcctgatttcaagggccaggttgaactgatcgcggttgagctgaagaaaggTTTCAACCTTGAAATTCTGAAGAACTTCCGCGTACCATCAAAAGCGGTGCTGGAAGCCCCGGTTCCGGGGGACGCAAGAGGTACGTCTTACGTGgcattagttttttcagtttatCTTTTTGACTGGTTCTGTTGA